A stretch of Bos mutus isolate GX-2022 chromosome 8, NWIPB_WYAK_1.1, whole genome shotgun sequence DNA encodes these proteins:
- the NUDT2 gene encoding bis(5'-nucleosyl)-tetraphosphatase [asymmetrical], translating into MALRACGLIIFRRRLIPKVDNTAIEFLLLQASDGIHHWTPPKGHVEPGESDLETALRETQEEAGIEAGQLTIIEGFRRELSYVAREKPKIVIYWLAEVKDCDVEVRLSREHQAYRWLELEDACQLAQFEEMKAALQEGHQFLCSTAT; encoded by the exons ATGGCCCTGAGAGCATGTGGCTTGATCATCTTCCGAAGACGCCTCATCCCCAAGGTGGACAACACTGCCATTGAGTTTCTACTGCTACAAGCATCAGATGGCATTCATCACTGGACTCCTCCCAAAG GCCACGTGGAACCAGGAGAAAGTGACTTGGAAACAGCCCTTCGGGAGACCCAGGAGGAAGCAGGCATAGAAGCAGGCCAGCTGACCATCATTGAGGGCTTCAGAAGGGAGCTCAGTTACGTAGCCAGAGAGAAGCCTAAAATCGTCATCTACTGGCTGGCGGAGGTAAAGGACTGCGATGTGGAGGTCCGCCTCTCCCGCGAGCACCAAGCCTACCGCTGGCTGGAGCTGGAGGATGCCTGCCAGTTGGCTCAGTTCGAGGAGATGAAGGCTGCACTCCAAGAAGGACACCAGTTTCTCTGCTCCACAGCGACCTGA